The following proteins are co-located in the Prionailurus viverrinus isolate Anna chromosome A1, UM_Priviv_1.0, whole genome shotgun sequence genome:
- the FAM200C gene encoding protein ZBED8: MSKKRKWDDDYVRYWFTCTTEVDGTQRPQCVLCNSIFSNADLRPSKLSDHFNRQHGGVGGHDLNSLKHMPARSDQRETLKAFGVASHEDALLQASYQFAYLCAKEKNPHTIAEKLVKPCALEIAQIVLGPDAQKKLQQVPLSDDVIHSRIDEMSQDILQQVLEDIKASPLKVGVQLAETTDMDDCSQLMAFVRYIKEREIVEEFLFCEPLQLTMKGKDAFNLFRDFFLKHKIALDVCGSVCTDGASSMLGENSEFVACVKKEVPHIVITHCLLNPHELVTKTLPTKLRDALFTVVRVINFIKGRAPNHRLFQAFFEEIGIEYSVLLFHTEMRWLSRGQILTHIFEMYEEINQFLHHQSSNLVDGFENKEFKVHLAYLADLFKHLNELSASMQRTGMNTVSAREKLSAFVRKFPFWLKRIEKRNFTNFPFLEEIIISDNEAASIGAEITLHLQQLNSFFHGYFSVGDLDEASKWILDPFLFNLDFVDDGYLMKNDLAELRASGQILMEFETMKLEDFWCAQFTVFPSLAKTALQILVPFATTYLCELGFSSLLHFKTKSRSCFNMNDDIRVAISKKVPRFSDIIEQKLQLQQKSL, from the coding sequence ATGTCGAAGAAGCGAAAATGGGATGATGACTATGTTCGTTACTGGTTCACCTGTACAACGGAGGTTGATGGAACTCAACGCCCACAATGTGTATTGTGTAACTCGATATTTTCAAATGCTGACCTCAGACCATCGAAATTGTCTGACCATTTTAACAGACAGCATGGTGGTGTAGGTGGGCATGATCTCAATAGCCTGAAGCATATGCCAGCACGATCAGATCAGAGAGAAACCTTGAAAGCATTTGGAGTTGCGTCTCATGAGGATGCCTTATTACAAGCATCATATCAGTTTGCGTATTTATGTGCCAAGGAGAAGAATCCTCATACAATAGCTGAAAAATTAGTGAAACCATGTGCATTGGAAATAGCACAAATAGTTTTGGGACCAGATGCACAAAAGAAGCTTCAGCAGGTACCTTTATCAGACGATGTGATCCATTCTAGAATTGATGAAATGAGCCAGGATATCTTACAGCAAGTTCTAGAAGACATCAAAGCCAGTCCTCTCAAAGTGGGTGTTCAACTTGCTGAGACAACTGACATGGATGACTGCAGTCAGCTAATGGCGTTTGTACGATacataaaagaaagagagatcGTAGAAGAATTTCTCTTCTGTGAACCATTGCAGTtaacaatgaaaggaaaagatgCATTCAATCTCTTCAGAGACTTCTTTTTGAAGCATAAGATAGCACTTGATGTATGCGGCTCTGTTTGTACTGATGGTGCCTCTTCTATGCTAGGAGAAAATTCAGAATTTGTTGCTTGTGTGAAAAAAGAGGTACCTCATATCGTGATCACACATTGCTTGTTGAATCCCCATGAACTTGTCACAAAGACCTTGCCTACAAAACTGAGAGATGCTCTGTTTACTGTGGTGAGGGTAATAAATTTCATCAAAGGACGAGCTCCAAATCATCGCCTCTTTCAGgctttttttgaagaaattggaATAGAGTATAGTGTCCTCCTTTTCCATACTGAAATGAGGTGGCTTTCCCGAGGTCAAATACTTActcatatttttgaaatgtatgaAGAAATAAATCAGTTCCTTCACCACCAAAGTAGTAATTTAGTTGATGGCTTTgaaaataaagagtttaaagtTCACTTAGCATACCTTGCAGATTTATTCAAACACCTAAATGAACTTAGTGCATCTATGCAAAGGACTGGGATGAACACAGTATCAGCTAGAGAAAAGTTATCTGCTTTTGTTAGGAAGTTTCCATTTTGGCTAAAGCgaattgagaaaagaaattttaccaactttccttttcttgaagaaataattatttcagatAATGAAGCAGCCAGCATTGGAGCAGAAATAACCCTGCATCTGCAACAGTTGAACAGCTTCTTCCATGGATATTTTTCTGTTGGAGATCTTGATGAGGCAAGTAAATGGATACTGgatccatttctttttaatctggaTTTTGTTGATGATGGTTATCTGATGAAAAATGATCTTGCTGAATTACGAGCTAGTGGCCAAATCCTCATGGAATTTGAGACCATGAAGCTTGAGGATTTCTGGTGTGCTCAATTCACAGTGTTTCCAAGCCTGGCAAAGACAGCTCTACAAATCCTTGTACCATTTGCAACCACATACCTTTGTGAGTTGGGATTTTCatcacttttacattttaaaacaaagtccaGAAGCTGCTTTAATATGAATGATGACATCCGTGTGGCTATTTCAAAAAAAGTTCCTCGTTTCTCAGACATCATTGAACAAAAGCTACAGCTACAACAGAAGTCACTATAA